From a region of the Bacteroidota bacterium genome:
- the dacB gene encoding D-alanyl-D-alanine carboxypeptidase/D-alanyl-D-alanine-endopeptidase, giving the protein MKHTPLKLLLLLPVVAMLLFFAPPAAKLQTEINALNTDADLSTGSWTLCAITADSGNVLADVNAAKVHTPASTLKIFTTAAAISILGANYRYETVLEYTGTFDTVSGTINGSLYITGSGDPTLDSKHFRKDGDSTQLQRWAAALYKKGVRQITGAVVANVSAFGDNPLPDGWTWGDMGQYYGAPSSALCWHDNSYSLFFTSTASTVSLTHTIPVPDGLNILCDLKTGGTKDDAYVYGAPYGNLHSIRGRIPANTKDFEVEAALPNPALQCAVEFTRTLQTQGIQVAGTPYLINRVQNEDRTKILTTFSPYLNEIVNRTNLKSDNLYAEQLLRTISYIKTKKGSTEDGAAQVVQFWKQQGVDTKGMFMTDGSGLSRSNAVTAMQQAQALRIISRWPKKQYDAFRNSLPVAGKSGSLASLCKGSAAENNLAAKSGYITRARGYAGYVTTRSGKLVCFSLLANNYTCTATEMKKKLERVMIALAEL; this is encoded by the coding sequence ATGAAGCACACACCGCTTAAACTTTTGTTGCTTTTGCCAGTGGTGGCTATGCTTCTGTTTTTTGCCCCGCCCGCCGCAAAGCTGCAAACCGAAATCAATGCGCTGAACACCGATGCTGACCTGAGCACCGGTTCGTGGACACTCTGCGCCATTACGGCCGACAGCGGCAATGTGCTGGCCGATGTAAACGCCGCCAAAGTTCACACGCCGGCAAGCACGCTTAAAATCTTTACTACTGCCGCTGCAATCAGTATACTCGGCGCCAACTACCGCTACGAAACCGTGCTTGAATACACCGGTACGTTTGATACGGTTAGTGGCACAATAAACGGCAGTTTATATATAACAGGCAGCGGCGATCCGACACTCGACTCAAAGCATTTCCGAAAAGATGGCGACAGTACACAGCTTCAGCGCTGGGCTGCGGCACTCTACAAAAAAGGCGTTCGACAGATTACAGGAGCCGTGGTGGCCAACGTATCGGCATTTGGTGATAATCCGTTGCCCGATGGCTGGACCTGGGGCGATATGGGACAATACTATGGTGCACCGTCATCGGCACTGTGCTGGCACGATAACAGTTACTCCTTGTTTTTTACCTCCACTGCCAGCACTGTGAGTCTCACACACACCATACCTGTGCCCGATGGTCTGAACATTTTGTGCGACCTCAAAACAGGCGGCACCAAAGACGATGCGTATGTATATGGCGCGCCCTACGGAAATCTGCACAGCATACGTGGCCGCATTCCTGCCAATACCAAAGACTTTGAAGTGGAAGCCGCGCTGCCCAATCCGGCACTACAGTGCGCGGTAGAATTTACACGCACATTGCAGACGCAGGGAATACAGGTAGCCGGCACACCATACCTGATAAACCGGGTGCAGAATGAAGATCGTACAAAAATACTCACCACGTTTTCGCCATACCTCAACGAAATTGTAAATCGCACCAACCTCAAAAGTGATAACCTCTATGCCGAGCAACTGCTGCGCACCATCAGTTACATCAAAACAAAAAAAGGCAGCACCGAAGATGGTGCCGCACAAGTGGTGCAGTTCTGGAAACAGCAGGGCGTTGATACAAAAGGCATGTTTATGACCGACGGCAGCGGCCTCTCGCGCTCCAATGCAGTTACGGCCATGCAGCAGGCACAGGCATTGCGCATCATTTCGCGCTGGCCGAAAAAGCAGTACGACGCTTTCCGGAACTCGTTGCCGGTGGCCGGAAAAAGCGGCTCGCTGGCAAGCCTCTGTAAAGGCTCTGCCGCCGAAAACAACCTTGCTGCCAAAAGCGGCTATATTACCCGTGCACGAGGCTATGCAGGTTATGTAACCACACGAAGCGGCAAACTGGTGTGCTTCTCATTGCTGGCAAATAACTACACCTGCACAGCCACCGAAATGAAAAAGAAACTTGAACGGGTAATGATTGCCCTTGCCGAACTTTGA
- a CDS encoding T9SS type A sorting domain-containing protein codes for MFKTIKLILCFSAFPVIMNGAIGHTQITYSDPLRSNRAIQTEIYYPAATAGDDVPVSAGTYPVIVFGHGFVMVWSAYQNIWEALVPEGYIVAFPRTEGNINPNHAEFGADLAFLTAKLQSESATNTSSLFYGHVNSRSAIMGHSMGGGSSFLAAAGNTSITTMITLAAANTNPSSITAAAQVTVPSLVFAGEFDCVAPPVQHQVPMYDSLASACKAFVQIDGGGHCYFAESNFNCSFGEGTCTPNPTISRIQQQDATQDMAILWLAYYLKDDCQAWTRFSDSLAQSGRLTGQMSCPMPTPVITQNGNQLSSTSATTYQWYLNGQPLAGATAQNYTPTQNGQYYVQTTYGNNCPVNSNTLTWLSTALPAALNAGLVNVYPNPAAESCTIEYTGLRDEALQISLVTLTGQCVQRTQTTMVAGQLRRTVLDLHTLPAGAYLLILQTPAGDQLVSRLMHE; via the coding sequence ATGTTCAAAACCATCAAATTAATACTCTGTTTTTCGGCTTTTCCCGTCATTATGAACGGCGCCATCGGCCATACGCAGATCACATATTCGGATCCGCTCCGCTCAAACCGGGCTATCCAGACCGAAATATATTATCCTGCGGCCACCGCCGGCGATGATGTGCCTGTTTCGGCAGGTACGTATCCGGTAATTGTGTTCGGGCATGGTTTTGTAATGGTTTGGAGCGCCTATCAGAACATCTGGGAGGCGCTGGTGCCCGAAGGCTACATTGTGGCTTTCCCGCGCACGGAGGGCAATATTAACCCCAATCATGCCGAGTTTGGAGCCGATCTGGCTTTTCTCACCGCCAAGCTCCAGAGTGAATCGGCCACAAATACCTCGTCGCTTTTTTACGGACATGTAAACAGCCGTTCGGCCATCATGGGCCATTCTATGGGTGGCGGAAGTTCGTTTCTGGCTGCGGCGGGCAATACGTCAATCACTACAATGATTACACTGGCAGCGGCCAATACCAATCCTTCTTCAATTACGGCTGCCGCGCAGGTTACCGTGCCTTCGCTCGTATTTGCCGGTGAGTTTGATTGTGTGGCACCTCCGGTTCAGCATCAGGTGCCGATGTACGATTCACTGGCTTCTGCCTGCAAAGCTTTTGTACAAATTGATGGCGGCGGACACTGCTATTTTGCCGAAAGCAATTTCAACTGCTCGTTCGGCGAAGGCACCTGCACGCCCAATCCTACCATCAGCCGCATTCAGCAACAGGATGCCACGCAGGACATGGCCATTCTCTGGCTGGCTTATTACCTCAAAGACGACTGCCAGGCGTGGACACGTTTTTCTGATTCGCTGGCACAGTCGGGCCGCCTTACCGGCCAGATGAGTTGCCCCATGCCAACGCCCGTGATTACCCAAAACGGCAATCAGCTTTCATCTACATCGGCCACTACTTACCAGTGGTACCTGAACGGCCAGCCCCTTGCCGGTGCCACAGCACAGAATTACACGCCCACACAAAACGGACAGTATTATGTGCAAACCACATATGGCAATAATTGCCCGGTTAATTCAAACACCCTCACCTGGCTTTCCACCGCATTGCCTGCCGCGCTCAATGCCGGGCTGGTAAATGTATATCCCAATCCTGCTGCCGAAAGCTGCACCATTGAATACACCGGCCTGCGCGACGAGGCCTTGCAAATCAGCCTCGTTACACTTACCGGCCAGTGTGTGCAGCGCACACAAACCACAATGGTTGCCGGTCAGCTCCGCCGCACCGTACTCGATTTGCACACATTACCCGCCGGTGCCTACTTACTTATTTTGCAAACACCCGCAGGCGATCAACTGGTATCTCGCTTAATGCACGAGTAA
- the ung gene encoding uracil-DNA glycosylase, giving the protein MSNTAAQTASPQIGESWKEMLFEEFHQQYFQDLKQFLTDEKQNNVVYPPGPLIFSAFNQTPFEEVKVVILGQDPYHGPGQANGLCFSVSNGIKHPPSLVNIFKEMQKDLNVPYPKTGDLSGWAKQGVLLLNTTLTVRAHSPASHQGQGWEFFTDAVIRALSEHREGIVFILWGRHAQNKKPLIDMTKHHVLEAAHPSPYSANGFFGCRHFSKTNYLLLNQSKMPINWVAL; this is encoded by the coding sequence ATGAGCAACACTGCTGCGCAGACCGCATCACCTCAGATTGGTGAAAGTTGGAAAGAAATGCTGTTTGAGGAGTTTCACCAACAGTATTTTCAGGATTTAAAACAGTTTCTCACTGATGAGAAACAAAATAATGTGGTTTATCCTCCCGGGCCGCTTATTTTCAGCGCATTCAACCAAACACCCTTTGAAGAAGTTAAAGTGGTTATTCTGGGGCAGGATCCTTATCATGGACCCGGACAGGCCAACGGGCTTTGCTTTTCGGTGTCAAATGGGATCAAGCATCCGCCTTCACTGGTGAATATTTTTAAAGAAATGCAGAAAGACCTGAATGTGCCTTACCCGAAAACAGGCGATCTGTCGGGCTGGGCCAAACAGGGTGTACTGCTTTTAAATACTACGCTTACCGTGCGTGCCCACTCACCGGCTTCGCATCAGGGGCAGGGCTGGGAGTTTTTTACCGATGCTGTAATCCGCGCCCTTTCCGAGCACCGCGAAGGCATTGTGTTTATCCTCTGGGGCCGCCACGCGCAAAACAAAAAACCGCTTATCGACATGACCAAGCACCATGTGCTTGAAGCGGCTCACCCTTCGCCTTACTCGGCCAACGGGTTTTTCGGCTGCCGTCATTTCTCCAAAACCAATTACCTGCTGCTTAATCAGAGCAAAATGCCCATTAACTGGGTGGCGCTGTAA
- the ytxJ gene encoding bacillithiol system redox-active protein YtxJ: protein MWQIALHDPAQLSSLAISDKPVLIFKHSTRCSISVMAWTRLQRQWNSSLESLPVYYLDLLNHRPISAQIAENFNVEHESPQALLISNGRCVWHASHNAITAEALEEALKAV, encoded by the coding sequence ATGTGGCAGATTGCACTTCATGATCCTGCACAGCTAAGCAGTCTGGCTATTTCTGATAAGCCCGTGCTTATTTTTAAGCACAGTACGCGCTGCTCAATAAGCGTAATGGCCTGGACCCGCCTTCAGCGCCAATGGAATTCCAGTCTGGAATCCTTACCGGTTTATTACCTCGATTTGCTGAACCATCGCCCCATTTCGGCACAAATTGCCGAAAATTTTAATGTGGAGCATGAATCGCCTCAGGCCCTGCTCATCAGCAACGGCCGCTGCGTGTGGCATGCCTCACACAATGCCATTACGGCAGAAGCACTTGAAGAAGCACTTAAAGCTGTGTAA
- a CDS encoding OsmC family protein, whose translation MATSSITYNGNLRTTAVHALSGNTIITDAPPDNNGRGEAFSPTDLLATSLGNCMLTIMGILANRIEVNIDGTKAEIVKVMASDPRRVAEVHVTFTMPERNYSSKEKQMLVNAAHTCPVALSLHPDIKQVVNFVWAS comes from the coding sequence ATGGCTACATCATCTATTACATACAACGGCAACCTGCGCACCACTGCCGTTCACGCACTTTCGGGCAACACCATCATTACGGATGCGCCACCGGATAACAATGGCCGTGGCGAAGCCTTCTCTCCTACTGATCTGCTGGCTACCTCACTGGGCAATTGCATGCTCACCATTATGGGCATTCTGGCCAACCGCATTGAAGTAAATATAGACGGGACAAAAGCCGAAATTGTAAAAGTAATGGCATCTGACCCGCGCCGGGTGGCTGAGGTACACGTAACCTTTACCATGCCCGAGCGCAACTACAGCAGTAAGGAAAAACAAATGCTGGTGAATGCCGCACATACCTGCCCGGTGGCGCTGAGTTTGCACCCCGACATAAAGCAGGTGGTAAATTTTGTGTGGGCTTCCTGA
- the lipA gene encoding lipoyl synthase, whose translation MSTTTLETTAEPRMKKPEWLRVKLPTGENYLKVRSLVDKHKLHTICESGNCPNMGECWGAGTATFMILGNICTRSCGFCAVATGRPLPVDEGEPERVAESVKLMGVKHCVITSVDRDELKDGGSIIWARTITAIRKASPDTTIETLIPDFKGERENIQRLIDVMPEIVSHNMETVRRLTRQVRIQARYDRSLEVLRILHEGGCRTKSGIMVGLGETREEVLETLDDLRRVGVEIITIGQYLQPTKKHLPVQEFVHPDTFAFYKQAALEKGFRYVESGPLVRSSYHAEKHL comes from the coding sequence ATGAGTACAACAACATTGGAAACAACCGCCGAACCACGTATGAAAAAGCCTGAATGGCTTCGCGTGAAACTGCCCACCGGAGAGAATTACCTCAAGGTGCGCTCGCTGGTTGACAAACATAAACTGCACACGATCTGCGAAAGCGGCAATTGCCCGAATATGGGCGAATGCTGGGGAGCAGGCACAGCCACGTTTATGATTCTTGGCAACATCTGTACCCGTTCGTGCGGATTTTGTGCCGTGGCAACCGGCCGTCCGCTGCCGGTTGATGAGGGCGAGCCTGAACGTGTGGCCGAATCAGTGAAGCTGATGGGCGTGAAACATTGTGTAATCACTTCGGTTGACCGCGACGAACTCAAGGATGGGGGTTCAATAATCTGGGCACGCACCATTACGGCAATCCGTAAAGCCAGCCCGGATACCACCATTGAAACACTTATCCCTGATTTCAAAGGTGAGCGCGAAAATATTCAGCGCCTCATCGACGTGATGCCTGAAATCGTTTCACACAACATGGAAACGGTGCGCCGCCTTACCCGTCAGGTGCGCATTCAGGCCCGTTACGACCGCAGTCTCGAAGTATTGCGCATACTGCATGAAGGCGGATGCCGCACCAAATCGGGCATTATGGTAGGGCTTGGCGAAACACGCGAAGAAGTACTCGAAACACTCGATGATCTGCGCCGTGTGGGTGTTGAAATCATTACAATCGGCCAATACCTGCAGCCCACCAAAAAACATCTCCCCGTGCAGGAATTTGTTCATCCCGATACATTTGCCTTCTACAAGCAGGCGGCCCTCGAAAAAGGCTTCCGGTATGTAGAAAGCGGCCCGCTGGTACGTTCGTCGTACCACGCAGAAAAGCATCTTTAA
- a CDS encoding T9SS type A sorting domain-containing protein — protein sequence MKRNRLMVAGTGLAAAGLALFASFTLIDGNGAKYRPSASVKLKSEHDLESHGAAGAAQWRFDRLKDANGNLDVAEMLRINRLSSQSLNAQRNNSATSVTSANWTNLGPDNIGGRTRALLIDNQDAANNYQHMFAGGVSGGLWESTDGGNNWSRNPGFFSLPEVNLNVASIAQGSDGAIYVGTGEGLYGQNQFNVSGSGAGGFLGGGMYKSTDRGATWTLLTNTEPATSNSSTSVWAAINKIGVDPTNAQRVVAATNKGIRISNDGGQNWTAPAGTLGTAGATDVDFGSDGSLVVCVVGRPHRSTDGGATFTNIGTTPSVGFLTGSLVRVEIGIAPSDPNWIYAFCAASNGTLAGALLTIDGGQNWTTIAGASSAAFDPFGTGQGDYDNVCEVDPNNKNRCVFGGVQIWRWENVTPNPSTQNPPAGQWDRIALEFPNVIQNPYYVHSDKHAVVFHPTTPGTFYVGTDGGVFRTVDDGNFYQPMNRGYVTTQFYSVAHDHFSENRDLAAGGLQDNGTLYINGLGNTAMDAEPIGGGDGGHTEMSFLNPQAIFATVYYGALSRSNNNGGGFADFYTERVTNEPGFGNPFFASFVTPIRLWETLNNPQSKDSVTFINPIRQVLVGAGNGVEDSLLFQLSLAAVSPTSVPAPSFDLGSIMVTAGATDTVFSNNAGVFSGDGTGSVSTNGYITLRFNNAPANNAVIRVFYGVRYNAGSTLNISSQQVPGRSYEWVSNAAIFPHDTVRIQDPINARLVVGTTVSNPSFDGGVYMTKGPLQFASNPEWMKIAGRLSTPSSLTGEIATMTWSNDGDILYVGTAAGSVFRVSNINNVVDSSNGDIENGNTTNPNAVVTCTRIAAFTGRNVTAIDVDPADNGRVVVALGNYAQTQYVYYSSTADTDPAVSNAGSFVSKTGNMITPGTGLGAAPAYSISFDKYNPNRVLVGTERGIIETQNITAGTVSWAWALTGLNENVGVDMIRQQRWDPWHVKNAGCFYIGTHGRGIWRDDSSWQQPTSINEPGAGGSAGATANKDLRVFPNPVVDNASVAFRLTQQGDVTIDLYDLNGRVVMSEQQSNLAAGQQTVRFNAGDLARGTYLIVVSQNNNRIGTGRFIKLDQ from the coding sequence ATGAAACGAAACAGACTCATGGTTGCCGGAACCGGCCTTGCTGCGGCAGGTCTGGCACTGTTTGCCTCCTTTACCCTGATCGATGGAAACGGTGCCAAGTACCGTCCTTCGGCTTCGGTAAAACTCAAAAGCGAACATGATCTCGAATCGCATGGAGCCGCCGGTGCTGCTCAGTGGCGCTTCGACCGTTTGAAAGATGCAAACGGAAACCTCGATGTGGCGGAGATGCTGCGAATTAACCGCCTCTCTTCACAGTCGTTGAATGCGCAACGCAACAACAGCGCCACTTCTGTTACTTCTGCAAACTGGACCAACCTTGGTCCCGATAATATTGGTGGCCGTACCCGTGCGCTGCTTATCGACAATCAGGACGCTGCCAACAACTACCAGCACATGTTTGCCGGTGGTGTGAGCGGCGGTCTCTGGGAATCAACCGATGGTGGCAACAACTGGTCGCGCAATCCAGGTTTCTTCAGCCTTCCTGAAGTAAATCTTAACGTGGCCAGCATTGCACAAGGCTCTGATGGCGCCATTTACGTAGGAACCGGTGAAGGTCTTTACGGACAGAATCAGTTCAACGTATCCGGTTCAGGTGCTGGTGGTTTCCTCGGCGGTGGCATGTATAAGTCAACCGACCGTGGTGCAACCTGGACACTGCTTACCAACACCGAGCCTGCCACATCAAACTCAAGCACTTCTGTGTGGGCGGCTATTAATAAAATTGGTGTGGATCCGACTAACGCACAGCGCGTAGTGGCCGCTACCAATAAAGGTATCCGCATTTCAAACGACGGTGGCCAGAACTGGACCGCTCCTGCCGGTACACTGGGCACAGCTGGTGCTACGGATGTGGACTTTGGTTCTGATGGCTCACTGGTTGTTTGTGTAGTTGGTCGTCCGCATCGTTCTACCGATGGTGGTGCTACCTTTACCAATATTGGCACCACACCCAGCGTAGGTTTCTTAACCGGCTCACTTGTGCGTGTGGAAATTGGTATCGCTCCGTCTGATCCGAACTGGATTTATGCTTTCTGCGCGGCTTCAAACGGTACGCTTGCAGGTGCACTGCTCACCATAGACGGTGGTCAGAACTGGACAACCATTGCCGGTGCCAGCTCAGCGGCTTTTGATCCCTTCGGTACAGGTCAGGGCGATTATGACAACGTGTGTGAGGTTGATCCGAACAACAAAAACCGCTGCGTATTCGGTGGTGTGCAAATCTGGCGTTGGGAAAACGTTACCCCCAATCCCTCCACACAAAATCCTCCTGCCGGTCAGTGGGATCGTATTGCACTCGAATTCCCGAACGTGATTCAGAATCCCTACTACGTGCATTCCGACAAGCATGCTGTAGTTTTCCACCCCACCACTCCCGGCACATTCTACGTTGGTACCGACGGAGGTGTATTCCGCACAGTGGATGATGGTAACTTCTACCAGCCGATGAACCGTGGTTACGTAACCACCCAGTTCTACTCCGTAGCACACGATCACTTCTCCGAAAATCGTGATCTTGCTGCAGGTGGTTTGCAGGATAACGGAACGCTTTACATCAACGGACTTGGCAACACCGCAATGGATGCTGAACCGATTGGTGGTGGCGACGGTGGTCACACCGAGATGTCATTCCTCAACCCCCAGGCTATTTTTGCAACTGTTTATTACGGTGCGCTTTCACGCTCTAACAATAATGGTGGCGGCTTTGCCGATTTCTACACCGAGCGTGTAACCAATGAGCCTGGTTTCGGCAATCCTTTCTTTGCCTCTTTCGTAACACCGATTCGTCTTTGGGAAACACTTAACAACCCCCAAAGCAAAGACTCTGTGACCTTCATCAACCCGATTCGTCAGGTACTTGTTGGTGCCGGCAATGGTGTTGAAGACAGTTTGTTGTTCCAGCTTTCACTTGCTGCTGTTTCGCCCACCTCAGTTCCCGCACCCTCTTTTGATCTCGGATCAATCATGGTTACAGCCGGTGCAACGGATACGGTGTTCTCAAACAATGCCGGTGTATTCAGCGGCGACGGTACAGGTTCTGTAAGCACGAATGGTTACATTACGCTGCGCTTCAATAACGCACCTGCCAATAACGCTGTTATCCGCGTATTCTACGGTGTCCGTTACAATGCGGGTTCAACACTCAATATTTCAAGCCAACAGGTTCCCGGCCGCTCGTATGAGTGGGTATCAAATGCAGCCATTTTCCCGCATGATACCGTTCGCATTCAGGATCCGATCAACGCCCGTCTGGTGGTGGGTACAACCGTTTCCAACCCGTCGTTTGATGGTGGTGTGTATATGACCAAAGGTCCGCTGCAGTTTGCTTCAAATCCCGAGTGGATGAAAATTGCAGGCCGCCTGTCCACACCGTCTTCACTCACCGGCGAAATTGCTACCATGACCTGGAGCAACGACGGCGATATTCTTTACGTAGGTACTGCTGCCGGAAGCGTATTCCGTGTGTCAAACATCAATAATGTGGTTGATTCATCAAATGGTGATATTGAGAATGGAAACACCACCAACCCCAATGCAGTGGTTACATGTACCCGCATTGCCGCATTCACCGGACGTAACGTAACGGCTATTGATGTGGATCCGGCCGATAATGGTCGTGTGGTTGTGGCATTGGGTAACTATGCACAAACACAGTATGTATATTATTCGTCAACAGCCGATACAGATCCTGCGGTAAGCAATGCTGGTTCGTTTGTAAGCAAAACCGGCAACATGATTACGCCGGGCACCGGTCTCGGTGCAGCTCCCGCGTATTCAATTTCGTTTGATAAATACAATCCCAACCGTGTGCTGGTAGGCACCGAGCGTGGTATTATTGAAACACAAAACATTACTGCCGGTACTGTTTCATGGGCTTGGGCGCTCACCGGTCTGAATGAAAACGTAGGTGTTGACATGATTCGTCAGCAGCGCTGGGATCCCTGGCATGTGAAAAATGCCGGCTGTTTCTACATCGGTACACACGGCCGTGGTATCTGGCGCGACGACAGCTCTTGGCAGCAGCCCACCAGCATCAACGAACCGGGTGCCGGCGGAAGTGCAGGAGCTACTGCAAACAAAGATCTCCGCGTATTCCCGAACCCGGTGGTTGACAATGCCAGCGTAGCTTTCCGTCTTACCCAGCAGGGCGATGTAACCATTGACCTGTATGACCTCAACGGTCGTGTGGTTATGAGTGAGCAGCAGAGCAATCTTGCTGCCGGTCAGCAAACCGTTCGCTTCAACGCAGGCGATCTGGCCCGTGGCACTTACCTGATTGTGGTTTCTCAAAACAACAACCGCATTGGTACAGGCCGCTTCATCAAGCTTGATCAGTAA
- the gap gene encoding type I glyceraldehyde-3-phosphate dehydrogenase: MKPIRVAINGFGRIGRVTLRILLERKDIEVVAINDITDSRTLAHLFKYDSVHRRFAGEVSATDDALVINGHSIPVLSHKDPAALNWGAFNTDIVLECTGKFLSRETAQLHLNAGAKKVLLSAPPDGDIKAVVLGVNDSILSPDDVIISNASCTTNCAAPMIKVLDDNWGIDDGYITTVHSYTGDQRLHDAPHKDLRRARAAAVSMVPTSTGAAKAITKIFPHLDGRLGGCGIRVPVPDGSLTDITCQLKKLPTAAEINAAFKAAALGELKGILEYTEEPLVSIDVVGNPHSCLYDAEFTSVVGNMVKVLGWYDNEYGYSSRLADLTQKVGSWL; the protein is encoded by the coding sequence ATGAAACCCATTCGAGTTGCCATTAACGGATTTGGCCGCATTGGCCGCGTTACGCTCCGCATTTTGCTTGAGCGTAAGGATATTGAGGTGGTAGCCATAAATGATATTACCGACAGCCGTACACTGGCACACTTATTTAAATACGATTCAGTGCATCGCCGTTTTGCCGGCGAAGTTTCGGCAACTGACGATGCTCTTGTAATTAATGGCCACAGCATTCCGGTACTTTCGCATAAAGATCCCGCAGCGTTGAACTGGGGGGCTTTCAATACGGATATTGTGCTGGAATGCACCGGCAAATTTCTCAGCCGCGAAACGGCACAGCTGCATTTGAATGCGGGCGCAAAAAAAGTATTGCTTTCGGCTCCGCCTGATGGCGATATCAAAGCCGTGGTGCTGGGTGTAAACGATTCAATTCTTTCGCCCGATGATGTGATTATTTCAAACGCCTCATGCACCACCAACTGTGCCGCACCCATGATTAAGGTGCTTGATGATAACTGGGGTATCGACGATGGCTACATCACCACCGTACATTCGTACACCGGCGATCAGCGTTTGCATGATGCACCGCACAAGGATTTGCGTCGCGCGCGTGCGGCAGCAGTGTCTATGGTGCCCACCTCAACCGGAGCGGCCAAAGCCATAACCAAAATTTTCCCGCATCTTGATGGCCGTCTGGGAGGCTGCGGCATTCGTGTGCCCGTGCCCGATGGTTCGCTTACCGATATTACCTGCCAGCTTAAAAAACTGCCTACCGCTGCAGAAATAAACGCAGCATTTAAAGCTGCGGCCCTCGGCGAACTCAAAGGTATTCTTGAATACACCGAAGAGCCGCTGGTATCAATAGATGTGGTGGGCAATCCGCACTCATGCCTTTACGATGCTGAATTTACTTCGGTGGTAGGCAATATGGTAAAAGTGCTTGGCTGGTACGATAACGAGTACGGCTACTCAAGCCGTCTGGCCGATCTTACACAAAAAGTAGGAAGCTGGCTGTAA
- a CDS encoding UDP-2,3-diacylglucosamine diphosphatase encodes MTETRSGKIYFASDFHLGIPDRVSSLEREKRIIRWLNSIEHDAEQIFLVGDLFDAWFEYKRVVPKGFVRLLARIADFTDKGIPVHVFTGNHDMWMFGYLEEECGVKLYREPLHITLKGKTFIIGHGDGLGPGDHKYKFIKRIFRSPLLQWCYARIHPNTGIGLADFFSRRGYDKKEDERQWLGDEKEYLMQYCRSELQKAHTDYFVFGHRHLPVDKEAGPNSRYINLGDWLRYNTYAVFDGNGLELKTFEG; translated from the coding sequence ATGACTGAAACACGATCCGGTAAAATTTATTTCGCCTCCGACTTCCACCTCGGAATACCGGATCGTGTTTCCAGTCTTGAACGCGAGAAACGTATTATCCGCTGGCTCAACAGTATTGAGCATGATGCGGAACAAATTTTTCTGGTTGGCGATTTATTTGATGCCTGGTTCGAATACAAGCGTGTAGTACCCAAAGGCTTTGTTCGTCTGCTTGCGCGTATTGCCGATTTTACCGACAAAGGCATTCCCGTACACGTATTTACCGGTAACCACGATATGTGGATGTTTGGTTACCTCGAAGAAGAATGCGGCGTAAAACTCTACCGCGAGCCGCTTCATATAACACTGAAAGGGAAAACGTTTATTATCGGTCACGGCGATGGCTTAGGTCCCGGCGATCATAAATACAAATTCATCAAACGTATTTTCCGTAGCCCGTTGCTCCAATGGTGTTACGCACGCATACACCCCAACACTGGTATCGGACTTGCCGACTTCTTCTCGCGCCGGGGATATGATAAAAAAGAAGATGAACGCCAGTGGCTCGGCGATGAGAAAGAATACCTGATGCAATACTGCCGCAGCGAATTGCAAAAAGCGCACACCGACTATTTTGTATTCGGGCACCGGCATTTGCCTGTGGATAAGGAAGCAGGCCCAAACAGCCGCTACATCAATCTTGGCGACTGGCTGCGCTACAATACCTACGCCGTGTTCGACGGAAACGGGCTTGAACTGAAAACATTTGAAGGCTGA